A DNA window from Naumovozyma dairenensis CBS 421 chromosome 8, complete genome contains the following coding sequences:
- the MRPS8 gene encoding mitochondrial 37S ribosomal protein uS8m (similar to Saccharomyces cerevisiae MRPS8 (YMR158W); ancestral locus Anc_2.357), with the protein MSLNRLANTCAHLQNCSRVRTTLTSIPYTQLQLQFAYTLYKQGFISSLQKGSTNGPDTSYVEVTPDNISSRRLWIGLKYRDNKPVLSSCQLISKPKLRITLQVREMKLICSGKSVRQIKPLQPGELMLVRTQGTVMDINEAISRNFGGEILCRIK; encoded by the coding sequence ATGTCATTAAACAGATTAGCCAACACATGTGCCCACCTTCAAAACTGTTCAAGGGTGAGAACTACCTTGACCTCTATTCCATACACTCAACTACAACTCCAATTTGCATACACATTATACAAGCAAGGTTTCATTTCCTCGTTACAGAAGGGTAGTACCAATGGTCCTGACACCTCGTATGTGGAGGTCACTCCGGATAATATCTCATCCAGGAGGCTTTGGATCGGTTTGAAATATAGAGATAATAAACCTGTGTTGAGTTCTTGTCAATTGATATCAAAACCTAAATTGAGGATTACATTGCAAGTAAGGGAAATGAAACTTATTTGTTCAGGGAAATCAGTTAGACAAATTAAACCTTTACAACCTGGTGAATTGATGCTGGTTCGTACACAGGGAACCGTTATGGACATTAATGAAGcta